A portion of the Nitratidesulfovibrio termitidis HI1 genome contains these proteins:
- a CDS encoding universal stress protein, with translation MGRLERLLVPVTGDEHSLYALDQILEFAATRKCRVAVLSVVPPYTGDLGSSALADLKRLLRQPSEMALARALEMANARGMDIDCLCEEGEPFEVIVDTARRLKADLIAMGVADRSALGRLVRGNVPLRTIGHSERDVLLVPQGAVLGFDSILLATDGSRYCTYAAVTALQLAREHDADLHVLYVADLTDWAFPDSAEGQLAADMEVEHGRAVVEAIAARAAQEGVRARGHVAQGEAAERILATAGRLGAECLFIASHGKGGLARLLLGSVAEEVVASSRIPVYVAVRDRLRR, from the coding sequence ATGGGCAGGCTTGAGCGTCTGCTGGTGCCCGTCACCGGCGATGAGCATTCCCTGTACGCGCTGGACCAGATTCTGGAGTTTGCCGCCACCCGCAAGTGCCGGGTGGCGGTACTCTCCGTGGTGCCGCCCTACACCGGCGATCTTGGTTCCAGCGCCCTGGCGGACCTGAAGCGGCTGCTGCGCCAGCCCAGCGAGATGGCCCTGGCCCGCGCGCTGGAGATGGCCAACGCGCGCGGCATGGACATCGACTGCCTGTGCGAGGAAGGCGAGCCCTTCGAGGTCATCGTGGACACCGCCCGCAGGCTGAAGGCCGACCTCATCGCCATGGGCGTGGCCGACCGGTCCGCCCTGGGGCGGCTGGTGCGCGGCAACGTGCCGCTGCGCACCATCGGCCACAGCGAGCGCGACGTGCTGCTGGTGCCGCAGGGCGCGGTGCTGGGCTTCGACTCCATCCTGCTGGCCACGGACGGTTCGCGCTACTGCACCTATGCCGCCGTCACCGCGTTGCAACTGGCGCGCGAGCATGATGCGGACCTGCATGTGCTGTACGTGGCCGACTTGACCGACTGGGCCTTTCCCGACTCGGCGGAAGGGCAGCTGGCGGCGGACATGGAGGTGGAGCACGGCCGGGCCGTGGTGGAGGCCATCGCGGCGCGGGCCGCGCAGGAAGGGGTGCGGGCGCGCGGCCACGTGGCCCAGGGCGAGGCGGCGGAGCGCATCTTGGCCACGGCCGGACGGCTGGGCGCGGAATGCCTGTTCATCGCCTCGCACGGCAAGGGGGGGCTGGCCCGGCTGCTGCTGGGCAGCGTGGCCGAAGAGGTGGTGGCCAGTTCGCGCATCCCGGTCTACGTGGCCGTGCGGGACAGGTTGCGGCGATAG